TAATTTTTACACCAGTCGCATATGGTAGCGAGATCCTTATTAAGACAATGAACTGTACATTGTAAATCAGATAACGTAGAGTGCCTATAAATTTGAACATCATTAGTATATAAGTGGAAAGAAGAATTTAGATTGCTAGTGATggagtttataaatattgaaaaaagcaaGGGAGAAAGGACACCTCCCACGTTTCTGTCAAAATTATTGTATCGTAGTCACTCACACATAAATTTCGGTAGAAATAGTTTTGGTTTTTAAACCACAAATGTtctggtaaaatatttttaaatttaagaattttaacagtataattaataaattctgacaatattagaaaatagaaagaagaaataaGCGTATTCCGCTCTTTATAAGGATAGTATGCTCACACTTCAACAGGCCATTAACACCAAGCCAAATCCAATCCTAAAGCACACATGTAGCAGAGATGCATTATTGGTCAAAGATTTATCCAGAGATAGACACAATTCAGAGCTTCTTGAAGAGCTACATCATACTCAaaattaagaaaacttaaatgtcAAAGACCCATTGCACTGGAAAAAATTTGCAGAAGCTTCCCTATTCCTCTGCCAGAAGTGGACACTTAAATTGTTTGAGTGCACTGAGAGTTGGGTATTGTACTTACAAGACGAAGAAGATCAGTGAAGAGACTTCACATACACCAAAATTTCCAATGTTCAACTTACCACAGATTCGTGCACTTGAAAACGCAGAAAATACTTGTCAACTTCAGCGGAATTGACCTGAGCGATGCTCAGCTGCTCCTGAATTACTTACTCCAGAATAAATACAATGAGTAACCTTATTATAGTGCTTTAGATAATTAAAgtgttaaattcaaattcaaatatttttatacaaaataggatgtgacatcacttattggtagtaaaaaaaataccacctATTCTaaaatgatactaataatacctcagacctaagaaggatgggcgcaacaaactcggcgggcttgTCATTTTATctaatcgaaaaaatatgtttacaaagtaatattgtacaattaaacatcTTATTTAATAGCCGTAGGGTGGTTGCTACATTCCCgatctgtggtgtcattaagaaagtaatttatgttatactaacctttaccacacaaacatttttttaacaattctattgaatAACGAAATActtatgttttgaacattttctaagatctttttgtaaaagcgtatacagcgccccacaaaagacttactaactcgactgaGCCGAGTAgccattataagtttatgtctgttccttaTAGTGTTAACTTATGTGCCTATCAATAACATTCTTATCatcattacattatcaagaatatattgagaaacaaCAGTCCAAATgttaaattcttttaattttgctctCAGAGATTCTTTAGGACgctataaatagcgcgaatagccctcttctgcagcacaaacatTGCATTAATATGAGCAGCGTTGCCCAATATACATAGGTGATAATACTATGGGAATAACTAAAGTAGTCGCGCTGTTTTAAACCGCGTATGCTGCGGACTAAGACTGTTCGCGaattcttcaatatgggggccccattgttatttggaatctagagtcaTGCCAAggaatatagcagattccacccgTTTTATAACCTCTCCGTTAACAAAACATCTATAGTATCtacttttttgacatttagtacggtaaatttaatgtatttaattttcttgttattcaacaataggttattagcacTGAACCAGTATACCATGTCAGAAAGAATAtagttcacttcgtcatacatagcttggttacttttcaatttgaaaatcagtgaagtgttgTCCGCAACCAATATTACCTTaagttttttctctataagattaggaaaatcatgtatatagataaggaagaagaacagtccaagaatagacccttgtggtacccccatactgaaaGGATTCCcgggagatctcctgccatttaCGTCggccttctgaattctattgcttaaatatgaagtcagaagatcgagcgcagttctttttatgccatagtgacatagcttcctgaccagcgttgaatgttgaacacaatcataagccttagataaatcacagaagatgccaagtgcattctgtgaatCCTCACAGGCAtctaaaatattcttgattagctcaacacctgcatctgttgttgaacgtcccctagcaaagccaaattgtttcaaatgaagttacttatgagagttaaggtaagtaagcatttggcttaaaattattttttcaaaaattttactaagggtcggcaaaaccgacacaggacgatagttattcaggtcagaagagcatcccgacttaaatattggtgtaaatttactatgtttcagaaggtcaggaaacacgccacgattaatacaattattaaagactattgcaagatatggtgctatggcATCAATtagtaaacttattattttaacagaaatgtcTCATATATCAGCAGTCTTTTTCATATCTAGAGAAttaaaagtttcaattatttctccagggctaacaaaactaaaattagaAATTTACAGAAGAAGTGACTCTGCAACACTGATGGGtgtgcttgtgatagaaactggaatctcagaaaaacattctcaaaagcagaagccacttcctgctgagattgaattattgtattttttattgatagattgtattcaatgttgcggtctttcacttTTCCCGATTCCCAGTTATTCACATTCCAAGTAATCTTTGttttattcggtgcatttttaattatttgtctgacaAGCAttgactttgcaatagaacaaacaattttaaataatattgagtattttttaacatactcgagtaaaaatgcatcatgattatataatgatcgctcactatatagttcatataacctttgtctgctcctatgaatgccatgcccaatcattaaatgacaagagaccatcTGATTTGtctgtcttagaagtaaatataaaagcaaactctgttttaattattttaaataacatatcatacatatCATTgggattaatattattatattagaataaatccaaatttgacaAACTGACACATTACCCCTATATTTCTCCATttgcctattattcacaggaacaaacgtaaactttttgattttagtacatttattgacctcaatattaaaagaggctaactgaccaaagtggtcaGAACTCAGTGAGTTTATTATTacctgagaaatgggtttattATTGGTAAATATGTTAACAATACAGCTTTTGGTGGTGCCGTTTACTCTAGTAGGCTAAGACAATATTGGTTAAGTCCATATTATGATTTGaacaaagatctgaatctaatactggtggtggatttttttaaggaattaacattaaaatcaccacataaCATGATATACTTTTTAGActcagaaaattttaataaaacctcctccaatacactttcaaataatttaatatatactgCATCTatcagtaaattaaaataaacaatgtaaatgaaagaaaataaatatttacagtttgtgtaatgtttattaaatacagCCAACCGTATACAACATTTGATTAATATTACTgttagaattaaaataaaacacataatttaaaatgatcgaatttaatatacaaatattacaaCTCGAAAACACTTGGAGAgacaatcaatttatttatattttaacgaACGTAATTGGAAATGATCATTAAAACAACATTAAATGTAAAActgaaaaattatattatgttgtattttatttatttctatattgaatGCAAAATTCGTATCCAGAATATGGCCTTAATACTACTGAATCCATTTTCAATTTTACGTTTGCAAAGTTACTGAAAACCTTGTATCGACGAAAGAAGTGCGCCAACGTTACTTTCAATGACATGAAAGCATATGTTTTACCTGTAAGTAGTAGACTACACTTTAGACATGATTATTAGTTTTTATGTAatgaattgtattatttaataagttttattgtgtcTGAGGCTCTATTATCCATTCTGTCTTGTAATTTAATTGTGGATGGtcgttttttataaataaaattttattagtttctATTATGTAAGCAGCAAGTTGAGAGGTGTCTGTTGCTGCGATATTAAATTTTCTCTGTCTGTTGAGATACTAgcataaaacatatatatatacttataataaatgtatattgtagTTAAAGGAAAACCTACAGACTACTTATTGAGTTAGTAGGAGTTAGTTAGTCTTGATGTCATAATTCGTAATGGAAAATTTGTTATTCGATAATAAGTTTGGTGTAACTTGACCGTCATATGTACCAGCaacagttattaatattttaatcacaCGGCAAGAGTTCATTTATGTTGGTATTGTTATTAGAGAAACCCTCAGTGAATGTATCAGGGTGACAGGATGGTGTGATTGAGCATGGAAAATGGTGTTTATTAAGGTTAACTTAGACCTCAAATTTATATGATCCTTAGATTAATTGAAATAACTCACCTATACAATTTCTTTTACCAAAACTAAACGGTACGTAGGCGTGTGGATTTGCTGGGAGACGCTGAGGGTCAAGCCATCGTTCTGGAATCCATTGATCAGCATCAGGTCCCCACATAGGATGATGTAGTATTGCGTATAACATTAAAATGCAAACGTATCCCTTTTTTAATACGCAGTTTTCTGAAAAGATATAAAAGCTATAACAGCatatttatttggaaataaATACTACATACCGATGGCTGCTGCGTGcaatataatttcaataatattgttatcgtTCATTGTTTCTCGgggagcagagaacgaatttgagatcatttttgaaattcaaaattttcgcCACGCAATGTTGATATCGTTTTCAAGACTCGCTATTGCAGAACATGAAGTTGGGATTATTTATGAAATTCTAAGGTTCTCGGGGTAACGAATTTGCTTTGATCACTTTTCACTTATGGGCGCCATTACAAATGTTTTACAATACTTAGTGTAGTTTATTTTATCGGTTATATTACTCATAATATACGGTTAGTTACTCACAACTAATGTGGTAATCTTACGATTTCTTGTAGTTACGCGTAAACGAATTCGGGACAAAGAAATTCGAAATTCTTACTAGCCCCGCTGCTAGCGGAGATGCCGTATATGTGGCCCATGTAAAGAATAAGCACCGTAATTAACCACATATGAGacaattttttcattaattttaatgacCATTATCTATTGATATGACAGTTATACCAGAAAAAATACCACTTTAATACTCACTGAGCTGTACATCTTCTGTAGACACGCGGCCAATGAGCGGAACAACTGGAACATAACGAGATGTTTCTTTTAAAACTGCATCAATGTAAACCAGTTTTGATAAATCAGCTTTAGTGACATCTCTATCTGAATCTCCAAAAACTTCTTCTAgtctaaaataaatacaaaatttgacATAAAGTGTGTTgcaatataacatttataatagaAACTGCGTAATAATCAAGatgtgttattatttaattgtaattattaagtttgaATTGAACAATTAATGGATATAAATAACAGGCTAATAGCGAAGCAGCTTTATATATAATACGAAATGTATTTGATTTTTGCTTGTGCTTAGacttacaaaaacataataagaaaTTCTTATAGAAGGAAACAAAAATCAAAAGGACTACATACtcttcaaaaattttttgcTGTACATGCGGGTAGGTACcaactaataataaaacaaatataatcaGATTGGTACTAGTTTCAAaacctgttaatattataacgTTAATTTCATCTTTTATTTCTTCAAGACTTAAGGTTTTGTTTTCGTTTTCCAAGAGATGGTATATAATTGGCTTGTAATGAGAATCTGTAATGTTAAAtggaattataaattattatttttctttggtGTTGAAACCGTTGATCCTATACGAAGCAGAGTATTAGCAAGTAAAATCAACCCACTTGCTCAAGCTTCATACGGCGGAAATGAAAACGTTAAGATGGTTATTACAAGGTTACAAAGCTTGACAAAGTACGGACCAGCATATCCGGGGCAGTTTTGAAGTCACCCTATAGCTGAAATGCTCAAAAGAGCTGTCGGAGGTGGTAAGGGCACATAATGAGATGTGATGATGACTATATTGTGAAGACTGACTTAAGCTCGCCAAAGAAAAGATAAAGGGGCAGAGGATGCACTCCATACACATGGTGCCCTAGCATTGACCAGCATCATATCTGAAGGTAATCTCCCTAACCCGACAATACTAGATAGAATGAATTAGAAAAGCTGACTCCAACCAATGTGGGAAAGAgcaaagaaaaagaagaaaagatAATATGAGgaagcaaaaaatatattttaaggctCACAGCTCAAATATTAATTGGGTAGCTCGAAAACCTGACTGccttaaagaaaaaatatgtagaaaaatttaaatgttgtgaaattaaaataaagtgaaatttagttagttttattgcataatatttaaaatgttaattagaAATGGCTTTTATAAATGATCGTTTCTggcatttaaaattaaacagaGTATTAAAACTTCGAACATAGATGATCATAATCATGGTAAGCAATTATACTCACACATACCTAAGAATTTTATTTCTTCTCGAGGAGCATTTGCAATTTCATTTCTCTTAACCTGCAGCATCTGCATTAATAAGTAACAttcatattttaacaatattctTTGACTATCACGagtatcaatataaaaatagattgagttaaaaaaaatatattattatcagaaGTAATCGTATTTACCACGCCTTACGGACTCTATAAATCCACACAAGCcactaaaactattttttatataaaagtagcAATTaatcgattggtatttttttaataagtttaacaatctttatttttcttacgatgtgctttttatatcaatctaattattatatacGATTTTAGGCGACAAAACGTGGGAGGTTTGATTTTAAAGCAAAGGcatgcaataaaatataattagacATGGCAAAAGTATTATAAGTAATTTGGTGTATGTACGATTTCTGGATGTGTCATCTATCATTTAATtacattcttttattttgatCATTTATTGAGTGTATTTTTCGCGCTTCTATATTTCACTTTTACAAAACACCTCATGAACCCTTCAAACTGTTGGattaaatattactatttttttctcACTTAAGTACACTCCTGTTACcttgaataattatttcattgaaatCTGTATGCTATAAACAATATCACAAGAACATATGTTTATAATTTGCAACTTGTAAAACTCACCTTTTCAGTGAAGTCGTGAGTAAATTTTAGTAATTGATCCATCTCTTTCTTTAACTTCGTTCTCTCGTAAATCCAATTGCAGAAGTAGTGAATGCTTGTAAATCTTTTCGTTAGTAAGGTAAGGATATCTTTAAACGATTCCAGAAACTTGTCACTATATATTTCATTACCATTTATGTGCACTCCTACTGTTGTAGCTGtagatgaaaaaatataataacaacatAATACTTTTTGATatgttagttttattaaaataatattttgattattcaTCTTACATAATTGACTACAATtgtctattataattatgtaagtattaaattttCTTGCTGATGATTTCTAGAAAGTGTATTTTAAATCGAATTTAAAGTTAAGTTATAATGAACTCTAAGGAAAGTGCACATTCCCTTAAATCCCAGCAACGCGGATGTGCATggacggttgcctcaccactgaCCACTTCCCATtctgtgagcctcttgcctgtttgccccctcttatataaaaaagtataaaatgctACCGCCAAATACATTATTAAAGCGCTTACCACAAATAGTTCTTAATGCACTTCTCTCAAATGATGATCTATGATCTTTAGGTGTATTCCCAACTGCGTTTTCTAATTCTTTTACAAGAACTTTACTTTGTTCATTAAATTCATTCATAAATCCATCTAAAACTTTTTGGTTAAACGAAGGGTTTAACAATTTTCTGTGACTCTTCCAAACAGATACTGCAAAAAATGACTAAGTAAgttgaaatataaaatgtattttgtaatttagtttCTCAAGATAGATattaatttgtatcaaaatgtttttactagctgacttcaaaaaaggaggaggttctcaattcgtcagtatgttctttttttatgtttgttacctcaaaactttcgactgggtgaaccgattttgataatccttttttatttgaaagctagtgcttcccgtgtggtccaattgtattttggtccaaatctgacaatggcatcgataagaaaaccataaagtcttaaatttgcaatacatatgtatagcaaagtggatgataaatttacgaataactctatatcgcgccaaccgatttcgacgattcttttttttattggaaaggataaactttaaagatagtttggtgacagttctaattacaattattgtaatttttggagtcggtgttattaaaatacgcaattatttttgtactttttagtgcacattatatctatagttttggaatagtgtttttgaagtcggttgtttatttttgtaaaaattttttttcattgaatatTTCATAACTAAGAGAATAAAATTTCTctactttatatttaataataaaagttatgaTCTATTAAATGTAGGTACAATTACAGCATCTAACACTCAAAATATCATTGATTTTTTTGCATCTCATTTTTCTTCCGTCTACAACAATAACccaactttaaataatataataaccctAGCTAACAGTGAACATAAGACATATGTTGGAAATATCTATCTTACTGCTGGTGACGTCTCTAAAAACTAAAAAGACTTGATTGTTCCAAATAACCAAAAATCAAAAAAGCGGTCTGGATAATGTCCCTCCACTCTTCTTCAATAGGTGTTCTGAAGTTCTCTCGGTTCCGTTAgcaatcatttataaatacTCCTTGAGCACCGGTACTTTTCCAGATAAATGGAAAGAAGTTGAACACAAAAGTTGTGCCCATATTAAAAAAGGGGTCCAATAACTCCATGACCAATTATCGaccaatttcaattttaagcaTAGCGTGAAAGGTTTTCGAAAGCCTAGTAGATGGGCATATCactacagctattaaaaacaacTTTAGTCCTCTTCAACATGGTTTTCTCAAAGGTGAAATCAAcgaatactaatttatttagctTTATCGATGAAGTAATTAATGCACTAGATAACAATCAACAGGCAGATGCAATATACGCAGACTTTTCAAAGGAGTAAAGTTAACCACAACTTGCTACTAACACAGTTAAAGAATTTTGGGATAACAGATACACTGTTAAACTGGTGTGAAACTTATCTTTGTAAGCGACCAACACTGTTGTTATTAATGGATTTAGTTCAAAACCTTACCTGATCAGTGCTCGGGCCGttatttttcattatcattatctTTATTACAgcataactaaaatatttcaatatacaaaagtatatttatttgccGATGATCTCAATCTATTACGAGTGAAAAACAGAGAAAGAGTAGAAACCCTGTAGCTACTCATCAAAGTGAATACGATCGTTTAATTCAGTGGTGCAGAATCAAcaacagctattaaaaacaacAAGCAATGCAACCGAATGCTTTCATATATCATTCACGTCCAAGATCAATCCAATAAGTAGTCAATACAGTATCCTAAATAAAAGAATCACTAAAGTCCATAGCATATGCGATTTGGGAGTAACAATTTattctaaacttaattttattgatCATGTTGACAACATCCTTGCATCAGCCCCTAAGTCTCTAGGATTTGTAATCAGAAACGCCAAAAACTTAAGAAAAATACCCACAATAAGAGTCCTTTTTAATAGCTTTGTGAGATCTAAGTTGGAATACTGTTCCCAAGTATGGTGCCCTGACTATAATATCCACAGTGGCAGGATTGAAAGGCTTCAAAAGACAATAATCTGCTACCTCACCTACCGTATCTCGTATAACGATCGTCTGCGTCATTTTCAAACCCTATAATCCTGCCGTTTATACTTAGATATGATTTTTCTGTACAAAATAATCAACAGTAAAATTAAGTGTCCTGCTCCATTGAGTTTGTTTGTCATTGATGTTCCCCATCGACCTCCTCGAAAGGTAAATCCCACTCCGCAGAACGAGGCTTGAAGCCAATTCAACTATAGTAAGGCTTTCGTGGTCATACAATTATCTATATTCAAGGATTGAGGGTTTAGACATTAGCCATAATTCTGAAAACGAATTTAAGCGTAGgctgtgtattttttaaatttgttctttaagtatacttttctttttatttgtgtagaaataGCTGCAGAAtatgttttagatttatataatacgttATTAGTATTTAGCCGACAATCACCCCAAAaagtttttctttaaattactaatttattttaaatttgttcttatatatttttcttcttatttgTGTCGAAGTAGttgtaaaaattttttaaatttatataattcgtTATTACTTTATAGCCGACAGtcgtcataaaattatttttcgtgCATGTCTGATGCCTGTAAGTAGAATcgcaattatcttttttttaagtacATTGTAATTATAGTGGAATATATGTTGTAGTTTTTGTaatcttcaataaataaattaataaaataaaaaatctatatcaattatatattcaaaacTTTTATCTGTTGGGTTGGGGAATCTCCTAAAAATTTGACGGTGGAAAGTATACTAAAGTATCTTTATAACACCAATTTTTTGCATAGAAAAATCATCATTTGTATCGTAAGGTGCAAACCATGACTAATATTTAAACaactgattttttattatacaggCTGCGTTAttgtttactatttattttacggATATCAAAATTCGTAACGAGGTTATTATAACGAAATAtagtataacataataataatataaagaaataggTCGAGCATATATAATTAAGATgatttgaattaaaacaattatattaacaaatagtttttaaatttatctttacTTATTTGGATAACTAACCAGGCCCAAACAGCAATCCATTCCCCATTATGTCCTTTGAATATTTCTTCACTATTTCGGGTTTATGAAAAGTTCCAGTTGCTAACTTGTAGCAGTCATCAGGATCAGTTATTACTGTAGAGTAAAACcatttattaacatatttaattatatcttaGAACTACTTGATAAATTTATATCTGTAGGGCGTCTTCgcataaattaaattagtttcatgattataatatacataatcacttaacactaggtgacccgtaggctcgtttgtcctccttagGCTCCACGTGCAGGTATTGCTGCCTGCGACTCCAGTGAGGACTCGGCTCAGCATCTCCATCCTGGGTGGTGCAGTGCCGGGCCCTCACTGCGGTCACTGGAGAGGATCTCTCGCTTCCAGCCGTCGTAGGCTCCATGGCCGACAGCGAAAGGCATTTTACCGCGGTCGCGACCTTCTGCGAGAACGTCATCTCATCAGAGAAGTTCGAGATGACTGCTTCCTGGCTAACCAGGCGTTGAGAAATCGCAAATCTTATGTCGACCTCAAAAAGACACTGGAGGAAGTGAGAGGTGTGCAAACCAGCTAATGTGCAGTTAGGAGGAGGTTCCTCGCTGCCAATATATGTTATCGCCCGCTATCCAGCCCGTGGACCTAAATTACTCCGCGAGTTCAGTGTTGGTAGATGGCGTTGCTTTGCATGAAATTTGTTCGACGTGGACTCAAGAGGACTGGGGTAGAGTATTATTCTCGAATGAACCCAGAATATCACTTATGGTGAGAATCAAAGTCGGCGAGTACTTCGAAGGCAAGGAGAACGTTTCGCATAAGTTGCTTTGAAGAACTAACCACTTATGTTGGAAGCTCAGTTATGTTTTGGGCAGCGATTTATGTGCTTATCCGTATGGAGTTAGTCTTCATAGTATCATTCGTTAGTTATCATTTCATTCGTAACCCGCATTAACGGTTGTTGGTGAAACTTATGACGGCCGCGCTCACCGTTCTGGCAATGGGGAAGTATTCCAGGAGAACAATTAAGAACGGCATGAGACCACTGTTTAGTACGCTGTTATAAAGTTAGCACTcaagacattaaaaaaaactttacagAAACTATATTtggcttatttatttaaagtattatgattatacaagctacttagaattatgaaataatctgaagatgaCAATGAAACAGGTTATTTACTTAGCCGTTTTTTTGCAAAACAGTGTCTTATCAATATTTAATACCATTTGAACCATTTGTGATGTTTCGGATCGAGTTTTTATTTTCGTGGAATGGTCGCAGTTTGTTAGATACAAGTGAACTGTAAAATGAGCTTCTTTCGATTCGAGGTTGAAGTTTGTAGGTTGCTacgacataatatattgtatatgtaGTGAGTGCCCtactcttaaaaatatattaaaaaaacaagtaCAATTACCGTATACTGGGAAGAATCCAAAAcgtaccaaaataacatttccAATTTTAAGTCCAGCATCCGCAATTTGTTTGATAAGATTCCAAAGctctaaaaaataaacaaattttaaaattaggtACTTTTGTCTAGTATCTGGTTCGTGTGCGTTCATAACTATCTTAGAAAAAGCCGAGATTTCCAGTTGAGTGTACCTTTTTCAAATACCgttattgtatgtatgtaatattattataattgacacGTCCAGACACCTTCATTATGATCCATGTATTAagatattcatttatattgGTTAACAAACCAAAAAAACTAATGTTGGTATTTTCacttatagataatataatgataataaactCATGGAAATGAAGTATTATTTAGTgcacaaaataaaaacacatttaattGTTATTCATATTCAATTTAACAAAGCTGCACATCTGGTTTTAATAAATTGTCCGGATGACTTCCTATTGTCTTCACCAGCAGATCAGTTCATTGGAACCTCTTAACCATCGGTTATATTCGC
This is a stretch of genomic DNA from Leptidea sinapis chromosome 15, ilLepSina1.1, whole genome shotgun sequence. It encodes these proteins:
- the LOC126968467 gene encoding cytochrome P450 4C1-like isoform X1: MFFLLVFLLVTILFYWLSCIYFNPGDFPTYPGELPLIGHLHLLPSNSIELWNLIKQIADAGLKIGNVILVRFGFFPVYVITDPDDCYKLATGTFHKPEIVKKYSKDIMGNGLLFGPVSVWKSHRKLLNPSFNQKVLDGFMNEFNEQSKVLVKELENAVGNTPKDHRSSFERSALRTICATTVGVHINGNEIYSDKFLESFKDILTLLTKRFTSIHYFCNWIYERTKLKKEMDQLLKFTHDFTEKMLQVKRNEIANAPREEIKFLDSHYKPIIYHLLENENKTLSLEEIKDEINVIILTGFETSTNLIIFVLLLVGTYPHVQQKIFEELEEVFGDSDRDVTKADLSKLVYIDAVLKETSRYVPVVPLIGRVSTEDVQLKNCVLKKGYVCILMLYAILHHPMWGPDADQWIPERWLDPQRLPANPHAYVPFSFGKRNCIGKTYAFMSLKVTLAHFFRRYKVFSNFANVKLKMDSVVLRPYSGYEFCIQYRNK
- the LOC126968467 gene encoding cytochrome P450 4C1-like isoform X2, translating into MGNGLLFGPVSVWKSHRKLLNPSFNQKVLDGFMNEFNEQSKVLVKELENAVGNTPKDHRSSFERSALRTICATTVGVHINGNEIYSDKFLESFKDILTLLTKRFTSIHYFCNWIYERTKLKKEMDQLLKFTHDFTEKMLQVKRNEIANAPREEIKFLDSHYKPIIYHLLENENKTLSLEEIKDEINVIILTGFETSTNLIIFVLLLVGTYPHVQQKIFEELEEVFGDSDRDVTKADLSKLVYIDAVLKETSRYVPVVPLIGRVSTEDVQLKNCVLKKGYVCILMLYAILHHPMWGPDADQWIPERWLDPQRLPANPHAYVPFSFGKRNCIGKTYAFMSLKVTLAHFFRRYKVFSNFANVKLKMDSVVLRPYSGYEFCIQYRNK